A single genomic interval of Electrophorus electricus isolate fEleEle1 chromosome 2, fEleEle1.pri, whole genome shotgun sequence harbors:
- the LOC113581321 gene encoding immunoglobulin superfamily member 22 isoform X4, with product MQDGAVADTSAVDVRAGGGRREQGSERHVSSGSFSSSSSYAVSSSFLRKASHSSRVLEEHSGVQRKSSAIMETFSQMQKSLAIPPGECAPEFEERSRPVTAQEGSKAVFRVKVSGNPSPSLTWSRESGKPLAEGARAFYDDINKQYTLKIKSLSMEDADLYKCTAANDHGAAVFSVSLSVTENPALDFKKKLKKRSVEKREKKPPTEEEMLKILSGADKKDYERICAEYGFTDFRGILRKLKEMKKKVDVDMVKVLKPLEDITAKADCNVVFDTILELKDPNIKMFWFQGDELLRIQYSLGKYEVKQLGTKHMLCISSVCVADSGPYTLKVGDKILSARLTVIDEPLKFLTGPKPLRVTERQTAAFEVRLSKKASTPPVWMFKGKELKRDEKLDICVSEDGLTYTLKIKDVRPSDTGDYTISIGDLTTTAPLCIERIPIKFMSHLKNVRVKEKAKARLEAEMSSKDAHIRWLKNGRDVTNDPRYIFAREGKRAELVVEECDLADSGEYAIVCTQDNDAHEYISSSNLTVEERFATVTSGMSDVQCPTGSATELCVVLNDEKVDGVWLKDGTEVTRLSGVQVVKQGAVHKLVFSSVAEEHEGRYSFRAKGAESEAALTLADPPVIEPTLLEALSSQPVTVKAGETATIRIPFRGKPAPRAAWHRDGLELVEDGRTVVEHRGGCSTLVLSRCVREDSGHITLRLKSDCGSASATVQLKVIDRPKAPQGKVEFPECSGKSISMKWKAPRDNGGRKVTGFIIERRLAGKKAWIKVGEVDGDTTAFCNDKVEEGKPYQYRIRAVNSQGTSDPLETEQVYAGEPVEPPGVLPQPQITDVTKDAVSLTWAPPAQTGGAPVLGYIVERRKKGSSMWVCVSKDLIPDTACAVNGLVEDMEYEFRVTAVNRVGEGIPSSASSSVLAKDPTRAPGLVRNLCVTDSSNTSISLAWSPPELGDRPSGYILEVRPEDAKEWTKCTKIPIAGTSYSVGGLQERMKYFFRIRAVNEGGIGEPIQLEDGVLSMPTPEIPRFDLQGKVKNQMVVHAGCTLCIPVSFTGSPAPEVTWLKDTIPTRGREVITKGKNHSQFLISSCQRSDSGPYRVNLRNDYGEVHYDINVHVTDVPRPPTNLRLVEEVQGTVTLQWNHTPDLAGHEDTHYIILKRDMSTPTWFTASERIYSSKYTVIGLFPGRKYYFRIIARNLIGDSDPLDSKEPFTIEKEHGFTLHVKQFPPAQRDIKPAIVLPLKDHAVHRGNDCTMSCAFLGRPVPQAAWYKDGASLSGSPHCWQSSAGGVCTLTIPTCTAKDSGAYTLRVENNLGQAECACSLLVFDKDDKLLEKLIQDSRKDKHIM from the exons ATGCAGGACGGCGCAGTGGCCGACACGTCCGCTGTGGACGTCCGAGCTGGAGGAGGCAGGAGGGAGCAGGGCTCGGAGCGCCACGTGTCCTCCggctctttctcctcttccagCTCCTATGCCGTCAGCTCCTCGTTCCTGCGCAAGGCCTCCCACAGCTCCAGGGTGCTCGAGG AGCACTCTGGAGTGCAGCGGAAGTCTTCAGCCATCATGGAGACATTCAGTCAGATGCAGAAGAGCCTTGCGATCCCTCCAGGAGAGTGTGCTCCAGAATTTGAGGAGAGATCTCGGCCTGTAACAGCTCAAGAAG GGAGCAAAGCTGTTTTCAGAGTGAAAGTGTCTGGCAACCCAAGTCCAAGTCTGACGTGGTCCAGAGAGAGTGGAAAACCACTGGCAGAGGGGGCCAGGGCTTTCTATGATGACATAAACAAGCAGTACACGTTAAAG ATCAAAAGCCTTAGCATGGAGGACGCAGACTTATACAAGTGCACTGCAGCTAACGACCACGGCGCTGCGGTGTTCTCGGTCTCTCTCAGTGTTACTGAAA ATCCTGCACTGGACTTCAAGAAAAAGCTGAAAAAacg GAgtgtggagaagagagagaagaagccACCAACCGAAGAGGAGATGCTGAAGATTCTGTCTGGAGCCGATAAAAAGGACTACGAGCGCATCTGTGCCGAATATGGTTTCACCGACTTCAGAGGAATCCTCAGGAAACTCAAGGAAATGAAGAAGAaagtggatgtggat ATGGTTAAAGTTTTGAAACCCCTGGAGGACATAACTGCGAAGGCAGACTGCAATGTAGTCTTTGACACTATTTTGGAATTGAAAGATCCAAATATAAAGATGTTTTGGTTTCAG GGCGATGAATTGCTGCGGATCCAGTACTCTCTGGGGAAGTATGAAGTCAAACAGCTGGGTACTAAGCACATGCTGTGCATTTCCagcgtgtgtgtggcagactCTGGCCCATACACTCTGAAGGTCGGAGACAAGATTCTGTCTGCCAGGCTCACTGTCATAG ACGAGCCTTTGAAGTTCCTGACAGGCCCGAAGCCgctgagagtgacagagaggcagacagcgGCGTTTGAGGTGCGTCTCTCTAAAAAGGCCAGCACCCCTCCGGTGTGGATGTTTAAAGGGAAAGAGCTGAAACGAGATGAGAAGCTCGACATCTGCGTAAGCGAGGACGGCCTCACCTACACGCTAAAGATCAAAGACGTACGTCCCAGTGACACAGGCGACTATACCATCAGCATCGGAGATTTGACCACTACAGCCCCGCTCTGCATTGAGC GGATCCCCATCAAGTTTATGAGCCATCTGAAGAACGTACGCGTGAAAGAGAAGGCCAAGGCCAGGCTAGAGGCCGAGATGAGCTCGAAGGACGCTCACATCAGGTGGCTGAAGAACGGCAGGGACGTCACCAACGACCCACGCTACATCTTCGCGCGCGAGGGCAAGAGGGCAGAGCTCGTCGTAGAGGAGTGTGACCTGGCTGACAGCGGAGAATATGCCATAGTCTGCACCCAGGATAATGATGCCCACGAGTACATCAGTTCCTCCAACCTGACGGTGGAAG AGCGGTTTGCTACTGTGACGAGTGGCATGTCCGATGTACAGTGTCCCACTGGTTCAGCCACAGAGCTCTGCGTGGTCCTCAATGACGAGAAGGTGGATGGCGTCTGGCTAAAAGATGGAACAGAG GTAACACGTCTGAGTGGGGTGCAGGTGGTGAAGCAGGGTGCCGTTCATAAGCTGGTCTTCAGCAGCGTGGCTGAGGAACACGAGGGCAGATACTCCTTCAGAGCCAAAGGAGCCGAGAGTGAAGCAGCGCTCACGTTAGCTG ATCCCCCGGTTATTGAACCCACCCTGCTGGAAGCGCTGTCCAGCCAGCCAGTGACTGTGAAAGCTGGGGAGACCGCCACCATCAGGATCCCCTTCAGGGGCAAACCAGCGCCCAGGGCGGCGTGGCACCGGGACGGGCTGGAGCTGGTGGAGGACGGGCGGACCGTGGTGGAGCACCGGGGCGGTTGCAGCACCCTGGTGCTCAGCAGGTGTGTGCGGGAGGACAGTGGCCACATCACGCTGAGGCTGAAGAGCGACTGCGGCTCAGCAAGTGCCACCGTGCAGCTGAAAGTGATCG ACCGTCCGAAAGCCCCGCAGGGTAAAGTGGAGTTTCCAGAGTGCAGCGGCAAGTCCATCAGCATGAAATGGAAAGCTCCGCGGGACAACGGGGGCCGCAAGGTGACCGGCTTCATCATCGAGAGACGCCTGGCTGGAAAGAAGGCCTGGATCAAGGTCGGGGAGGTGGACGGAGACACCACTGCTTTCTGTAACGATAAGGTGGAGGAGGGGAAACCGTACCAGTACCGCATCAGGGCTGTGAACTCCCAGGGCACGAGCGACCCTCTGGAGACGGAGCAGGTTTACGCTGGAGAACCTGTTG AGCCTCCAGGTGTGCTTCCTCAGCCCCAGATTACAGATGTGACGAAAGATGCAGTCTCACTGACGTGGGCTCCCCCCGCCCAGACTGGGGGTGCTCCTGTTCTGGGATACATAGTGGAGCGcagaaagaaaggaagcagCATGTGGGTTTGTGTCAGTAAGGATCTAATCCCAG ACACAGCATGTGCAGTAAATGGTCTGGTAGAGGATATGGAGTATGAGTTCAGGGTGACCGCTGTCAACAGAGTGGGAGAAGGAATTCCCAGTTCTGCATCCAGCTCAGTACTGGCCAAAGATCCAACAC gAGCACCTGGTCTGGTTCGCAACCTCTGTGTAACAGATTCCTCCAACACCTCCATCTCATTGGCGTGGTCCCCTCCCGAGCTAGGGGATCGCCCATCTGGCTACATCCTGGAGGTGCGTCCCGAAGACGCAAAAGAATGGACCAAGTGCACCAAGATTCCCATCGCCGGGACGTCCTACAGTGTTGGTGGCCTGCAAGAGCGGATGAAGTACTTCTTCCGTATCAGGGCTGTTAACGAGGGGGGCATCGGAGAACCGATACAGCTGGAGGACGGGGTTCTGTCTATGCCGACACCAG AAATCCCTAGGTTTGATCTTCAGGGCAAGGTGAAGAATCAAATGGTCGTGCATGCAGGGTGTACACTCTGCATTCCTGTCTCCTTCACC GGCTCTCCGGCTCCAGAGGTGACCTGGCTGAAGGATACCATTCCAACTAGAGGTCGAGAGGTCATCACTAAGGGGAAGAACCATTCTCAGTTCTTGATCAGCTCTTGCCAACGATCCGATTCTGGACCTTACCGTGTCAACCTCCGCAATGACTATGGGGAGGTCCACTATGACATCAATGTCCACGTCACTG ATGTTCCTCGTCCTCCAACCAACCTGCGCTTGGTTGAGGAGGTCCAAGGCACTGTGACCCTGCAGTGGAACCACACCCCTGACCTGGCTGGCCACGAGGACACCCATTACATCATCCTCAAAAGAGACATGAGCACACCCACCTGGTTCACGGCCTCCGAGCGCATTTACAGCAGCAAGTACACTGTCATCGGCCTGTTCCCGGGCCGCAAGTACTACTTCCGGATCATTGCCCGCAATCTCATTGGAGACAGTGACCCCTTGGACTCAAAAGAGCCTTTCACTATTGAAAAGGAGCATG GCTTCACCCTGCATGTGAAGCAGTTCCCGCCGGCGCAGCGTGACATCAAGCCGGCCATCGTTTTGCCCCTGAAGGACCACGCTGTGCACCGTGGCAACGACTGCACAATGAGCTGTGCCTTCCTGGGCCGCCCTGTGCCGCAGGCGGCCTGGTACAAGGATGGCGCCAGCCTGTCGGGCAGCCCCCACTGCTGGCAGAGCAGCGCCGGCGGAGTGTGCACCCTCACCATCCCCACCTGCACGGCCAAGGACAGCGGCGCCTACACGCTGCGGGTGGAGAACAATCTGGGCCAGGCCGAGTGCGCTTGCAGCCTGCTCGTGTTCG ATAAAGATGATAAACTGCTGGAGAAGCTGATTCAGGATTCTAGAAAAGATAAACACATCATGTAA
- the LOC113581321 gene encoding immunoglobulin superfamily member 22 isoform X3 translates to MQDGAVADTSAVDVRAGGGRREQGSERHVSSGSFSSSSSYAVSSSFLRKASHSSRVLEEHSGVQRKSSAIMETFSQMQKSLAIPPGECAPEFEERSRPVTAQEGSKAVFRVKVSGNPSPSLTWSRESGKPLAEGARAFYDDINKQYTLKIKSLSMEDADLYKCTAANDHGAAVFSVSLSVTENPALDFKKKLKKRSVEKREKKPPTEEEMLKILSGADKKDYERICAEYGFTDFRGILRKLKEMKKKVDVDMVKVLKPLEDITAKADCNVVFDTILELKDPNIKMFWFQGDELLRIQYSLGKYEVKQLGTKHMLCISSVCVADSGPYTLKVGDKILSARLTVIDEPLKFLTGPKPLRVTERQTAAFEVRLSKKASTPPVWMFKGKELKRDEKLDICVSEDGLTYTLKIKDVRPSDTGDYTISIGDLTTTAPLCIERIPIKFMSHLKNVRVKEKAKARLEAEMSSKDAHIRWLKNGRDVTNDPRYIFAREGKRAELVVEECDLADSGEYAIVCTQDNDAHEYISSSNLTVEERFATVTSGMSDVQCPTGSATELCVVLNDEKVDGVWLKDGTEVTRLSGVQVVKQGAVHKLVFSSVAEEHEGRYSFRAKGAESEAALTLADPPVIEPTLLEALSSQPVTVKAGETATIRIPFRGKPAPRAAWHRDGLELVEDGRTVVEHRGGCSTLVLSRCVREDSGHITLRLKSDCGSASATVQLKVIDRPKAPQGKVEFPECSGKSISMKWKAPRDNGGRKVTGFIIERRLAGKKAWIKVGEVDGDTTAFCNDKVEEGKPYQYRIRAVNSQGTSDPLETEQVYAGEPVEPPGVLPQPQITDVTKDAVSLTWAPPAQTGGAPVLGYIVERRKKGSSMWVCVSKDLIPDTACAVNGLVEDMEYEFRVTAVNRVGEGIPSSASSSVLAKDPTRAPGLVRNLCVTDSSNTSISLAWSPPELGDRPSGYILEVRPEDAKEWTKCTKIPIAGTSYSVGGLQERMKYFFRIRAVNEGGIGEPIQLEDGVLSMPTPEIPRFDLQGKVKNQMVVHAGCTLCIPVSFTGSPAPEVTWLKDTIPTRGREVITKGKNHSQFLISSCQRSDSGPYRVNLRNDYGEVHYDINVHVTDVPRPPTNLRLVEEVQGTVTLQWNHTPDLAGHEDTHYIILKRDMSTPTWFTASERIYSSKYTVIGLFPGRKYYFRIIARNLIGDSDPLDSKEPFTIEKEHEGFTLHVKQFPPAQRDIKPAIVLPLKDHAVHRGNDCTMSCAFLGRPVPQAAWYKDGASLSGSPHCWQSSAGGVCTLTIPTCTAKDSGAYTLRVENNLGQAECACSLLVFDKDDKLLEKLIQDSRKDKHIM, encoded by the exons ATGCAGGACGGCGCAGTGGCCGACACGTCCGCTGTGGACGTCCGAGCTGGAGGAGGCAGGAGGGAGCAGGGCTCGGAGCGCCACGTGTCCTCCggctctttctcctcttccagCTCCTATGCCGTCAGCTCCTCGTTCCTGCGCAAGGCCTCCCACAGCTCCAGGGTGCTCGAGG AGCACTCTGGAGTGCAGCGGAAGTCTTCAGCCATCATGGAGACATTCAGTCAGATGCAGAAGAGCCTTGCGATCCCTCCAGGAGAGTGTGCTCCAGAATTTGAGGAGAGATCTCGGCCTGTAACAGCTCAAGAAG GGAGCAAAGCTGTTTTCAGAGTGAAAGTGTCTGGCAACCCAAGTCCAAGTCTGACGTGGTCCAGAGAGAGTGGAAAACCACTGGCAGAGGGGGCCAGGGCTTTCTATGATGACATAAACAAGCAGTACACGTTAAAG ATCAAAAGCCTTAGCATGGAGGACGCAGACTTATACAAGTGCACTGCAGCTAACGACCACGGCGCTGCGGTGTTCTCGGTCTCTCTCAGTGTTACTGAAA ATCCTGCACTGGACTTCAAGAAAAAGCTGAAAAAacg GAgtgtggagaagagagagaagaagccACCAACCGAAGAGGAGATGCTGAAGATTCTGTCTGGAGCCGATAAAAAGGACTACGAGCGCATCTGTGCCGAATATGGTTTCACCGACTTCAGAGGAATCCTCAGGAAACTCAAGGAAATGAAGAAGAaagtggatgtggat ATGGTTAAAGTTTTGAAACCCCTGGAGGACATAACTGCGAAGGCAGACTGCAATGTAGTCTTTGACACTATTTTGGAATTGAAAGATCCAAATATAAAGATGTTTTGGTTTCAG GGCGATGAATTGCTGCGGATCCAGTACTCTCTGGGGAAGTATGAAGTCAAACAGCTGGGTACTAAGCACATGCTGTGCATTTCCagcgtgtgtgtggcagactCTGGCCCATACACTCTGAAGGTCGGAGACAAGATTCTGTCTGCCAGGCTCACTGTCATAG ACGAGCCTTTGAAGTTCCTGACAGGCCCGAAGCCgctgagagtgacagagaggcagacagcgGCGTTTGAGGTGCGTCTCTCTAAAAAGGCCAGCACCCCTCCGGTGTGGATGTTTAAAGGGAAAGAGCTGAAACGAGATGAGAAGCTCGACATCTGCGTAAGCGAGGACGGCCTCACCTACACGCTAAAGATCAAAGACGTACGTCCCAGTGACACAGGCGACTATACCATCAGCATCGGAGATTTGACCACTACAGCCCCGCTCTGCATTGAGC GGATCCCCATCAAGTTTATGAGCCATCTGAAGAACGTACGCGTGAAAGAGAAGGCCAAGGCCAGGCTAGAGGCCGAGATGAGCTCGAAGGACGCTCACATCAGGTGGCTGAAGAACGGCAGGGACGTCACCAACGACCCACGCTACATCTTCGCGCGCGAGGGCAAGAGGGCAGAGCTCGTCGTAGAGGAGTGTGACCTGGCTGACAGCGGAGAATATGCCATAGTCTGCACCCAGGATAATGATGCCCACGAGTACATCAGTTCCTCCAACCTGACGGTGGAAG AGCGGTTTGCTACTGTGACGAGTGGCATGTCCGATGTACAGTGTCCCACTGGTTCAGCCACAGAGCTCTGCGTGGTCCTCAATGACGAGAAGGTGGATGGCGTCTGGCTAAAAGATGGAACAGAG GTAACACGTCTGAGTGGGGTGCAGGTGGTGAAGCAGGGTGCCGTTCATAAGCTGGTCTTCAGCAGCGTGGCTGAGGAACACGAGGGCAGATACTCCTTCAGAGCCAAAGGAGCCGAGAGTGAAGCAGCGCTCACGTTAGCTG ATCCCCCGGTTATTGAACCCACCCTGCTGGAAGCGCTGTCCAGCCAGCCAGTGACTGTGAAAGCTGGGGAGACCGCCACCATCAGGATCCCCTTCAGGGGCAAACCAGCGCCCAGGGCGGCGTGGCACCGGGACGGGCTGGAGCTGGTGGAGGACGGGCGGACCGTGGTGGAGCACCGGGGCGGTTGCAGCACCCTGGTGCTCAGCAGGTGTGTGCGGGAGGACAGTGGCCACATCACGCTGAGGCTGAAGAGCGACTGCGGCTCAGCAAGTGCCACCGTGCAGCTGAAAGTGATCG ACCGTCCGAAAGCCCCGCAGGGTAAAGTGGAGTTTCCAGAGTGCAGCGGCAAGTCCATCAGCATGAAATGGAAAGCTCCGCGGGACAACGGGGGCCGCAAGGTGACCGGCTTCATCATCGAGAGACGCCTGGCTGGAAAGAAGGCCTGGATCAAGGTCGGGGAGGTGGACGGAGACACCACTGCTTTCTGTAACGATAAGGTGGAGGAGGGGAAACCGTACCAGTACCGCATCAGGGCTGTGAACTCCCAGGGCACGAGCGACCCTCTGGAGACGGAGCAGGTTTACGCTGGAGAACCTGTTG AGCCTCCAGGTGTGCTTCCTCAGCCCCAGATTACAGATGTGACGAAAGATGCAGTCTCACTGACGTGGGCTCCCCCCGCCCAGACTGGGGGTGCTCCTGTTCTGGGATACATAGTGGAGCGcagaaagaaaggaagcagCATGTGGGTTTGTGTCAGTAAGGATCTAATCCCAG ACACAGCATGTGCAGTAAATGGTCTGGTAGAGGATATGGAGTATGAGTTCAGGGTGACCGCTGTCAACAGAGTGGGAGAAGGAATTCCCAGTTCTGCATCCAGCTCAGTACTGGCCAAAGATCCAACAC gAGCACCTGGTCTGGTTCGCAACCTCTGTGTAACAGATTCCTCCAACACCTCCATCTCATTGGCGTGGTCCCCTCCCGAGCTAGGGGATCGCCCATCTGGCTACATCCTGGAGGTGCGTCCCGAAGACGCAAAAGAATGGACCAAGTGCACCAAGATTCCCATCGCCGGGACGTCCTACAGTGTTGGTGGCCTGCAAGAGCGGATGAAGTACTTCTTCCGTATCAGGGCTGTTAACGAGGGGGGCATCGGAGAACCGATACAGCTGGAGGACGGGGTTCTGTCTATGCCGACACCAG AAATCCCTAGGTTTGATCTTCAGGGCAAGGTGAAGAATCAAATGGTCGTGCATGCAGGGTGTACACTCTGCATTCCTGTCTCCTTCACC GGCTCTCCGGCTCCAGAGGTGACCTGGCTGAAGGATACCATTCCAACTAGAGGTCGAGAGGTCATCACTAAGGGGAAGAACCATTCTCAGTTCTTGATCAGCTCTTGCCAACGATCCGATTCTGGACCTTACCGTGTCAACCTCCGCAATGACTATGGGGAGGTCCACTATGACATCAATGTCCACGTCACTG ATGTTCCTCGTCCTCCAACCAACCTGCGCTTGGTTGAGGAGGTCCAAGGCACTGTGACCCTGCAGTGGAACCACACCCCTGACCTGGCTGGCCACGAGGACACCCATTACATCATCCTCAAAAGAGACATGAGCACACCCACCTGGTTCACGGCCTCCGAGCGCATTTACAGCAGCAAGTACACTGTCATCGGCCTGTTCCCGGGCCGCAAGTACTACTTCCGGATCATTGCCCGCAATCTCATTGGAGACAGTGACCCCTTGGACTCAAAAGAGCCTTTCACTATTGAAAAGGAGCATG AAGGCTTCACCCTGCATGTGAAGCAGTTCCCGCCGGCGCAGCGTGACATCAAGCCGGCCATCGTTTTGCCCCTGAAGGACCACGCTGTGCACCGTGGCAACGACTGCACAATGAGCTGTGCCTTCCTGGGCCGCCCTGTGCCGCAGGCGGCCTGGTACAAGGATGGCGCCAGCCTGTCGGGCAGCCCCCACTGCTGGCAGAGCAGCGCCGGCGGAGTGTGCACCCTCACCATCCCCACCTGCACGGCCAAGGACAGCGGCGCCTACACGCTGCGGGTGGAGAACAATCTGGGCCAGGCCGAGTGCGCTTGCAGCCTGCTCGTGTTCG ATAAAGATGATAAACTGCTGGAGAAGCTGATTCAGGATTCTAGAAAAGATAAACACATCATGTAA